In Desulfotignum phosphitoxidans DSM 13687, a single window of DNA contains:
- a CDS encoding ribbon-helix-helix domain-containing protein has product MPNVKTAISIEKPVFEQMDILAKNLNVSRSRLFTMAAREFIQRHNNIELLKLINEAYKDTTETEPMVTMMHSKHYGMVKDQW; this is encoded by the coding sequence ATGCCAAATGTAAAAACAGCAATATCAATTGAAAAACCTGTTTTTGAACAGATGGATATCCTGGCTAAAAATTTAAATGTTTCAAGAAGTCGGCTTTTTACGATGGCTGCTCGGGAATTCATACAGCGCCATAATAATATCGAGCTTCTCAAACTGATTAATGAGGCATACAAAGATACAACTGAAACTGAACCGATGGTTACTATGATGCATTCAAAACACTATGGAATGGTAAAAGATCAATGGTAA
- a CDS encoding type II toxin-antitoxin system RelE/ParE family toxin: MKYTVHIILDAEKDLFEIYDYIKKAGSPQNAKTIFSEIETACRNLSFNPEKGHYPPELQRIDVYDYREIHVKVYRILYEIIRSDVFIHCILDGRRNISEILQRRNLR, encoded by the coding sequence ATGAAATACACAGTTCATATTATCTTAGATGCGGAAAAAGACCTTTTTGAAATCTATGATTATATAAAAAAAGCCGGATCCCCGCAAAACGCGAAAACAATTTTTTCAGAAATAGAAACAGCCTGCCGCAATCTGTCATTTAATCCGGAAAAAGGTCATTATCCCCCTGAGCTTCAACGAATTGATGTGTATGACTATCGCGAAATCCATGTAAAAGTTTACCGCATTCTTTACGAGATCATAAGATCAGATGTTTTTATCCATTGCATTCTCGACGGCAGACGGAATATCTCGGAAATACTTCAGCGACGCAATTTGAGATAG
- the rhuM gene encoding virulence protein RhuM/Fic/DOC family protein, which yields MTDDSRIQIYQSPDGETQVDVRFEHETAWLTQAQMVELFHRDVSVISRHIKNAVQEGEINEKSNLQKMQIARSDKPVTLYDLDVVISVGYRVKSPQGVQFRRWATQRLRDYLIQGYALNQKRFEENAAELKQALALIQKAARSPALATDMGRGLVDIMGRYTTTFLWLQQYDEGLLKEPGGFPGGILPTPKAAMASILALKQQLMAKDEASELFANMSRPDSLGAIFGNLEQTVFGEPAYPTVESKAAHLLYFVVKNHPFTDGNKRSGAFLFVDFLHRNGRLIRQNGVPVINDTGLAALTLLVAESDPKQKETLIKLIMNLLCEHET from the coding sequence ATGACAGATGACAGCCGCATACAGATTTACCAGAGCCCGGACGGGGAAACACAGGTGGATGTCCGGTTTGAACACGAGACTGCCTGGTTGACACAAGCCCAGATGGTAGAGTTGTTCCACCGAGATGTGTCGGTTATTTCACGTCATATCAAAAATGCAGTACAGGAGGGGGAGATCAACGAGAAAAGCAATTTGCAAAAAATGCAAATTGCCCGTTCCGACAAGCCGGTTACCCTCTATGACCTGGATGTGGTGATCTCTGTGGGATACCGGGTGAAGTCTCCCCAGGGTGTTCAATTTCGCAGGTGGGCCACACAGCGGTTACGAGACTATTTGATTCAGGGCTATGCCCTCAACCAGAAACGCTTTGAAGAAAATGCAGCAGAATTAAAGCAGGCCCTTGCCCTGATTCAGAAGGCGGCCAGATCGCCTGCCCTTGCCACAGACATGGGGCGGGGCCTGGTGGATATCATGGGCCGGTATACCACCACCTTTTTATGGCTCCAGCAGTATGACGAAGGATTGCTCAAAGAACCGGGCGGTTTTCCCGGCGGCATCCTTCCCACGCCCAAAGCGGCCATGGCATCCATCCTGGCGTTGAAACAGCAGTTGATGGCAAAAGATGAAGCCTCAGAACTTTTCGCCAATATGTCCCGGCCCGACAGCCTGGGCGCTATTTTCGGCAATCTCGAACAAACTGTATTCGGAGAACCTGCCTATCCCACGGTTGAAAGCAAGGCTGCCCATCTTTTGTATTTTGTGGTGAAAAACCATCCGTTTACTGACGGTAACAAGCGCAGCGGTGCGTTTTTGTTTGTGGATTTTTTACACCGCAACGGCCGTCTGATAAGGCAGAATGGTGTGCCTGTGATCAATGATACCGGTCTTGCGGCGTTAACCCTGCTGGTGGCCGAGTCTGATCCAAAACAAAAAGAGACCCTGATTAAACTGATAATGAATTTGTTGTGTGAACACGAAACTTGA
- a CDS encoding type I restriction endonuclease subunit R gives MVSQTNEQALEAAIEKKLTGTCLEELQAAADDHTVAETRMPFGIHHGYEQGYPQHFNPRFAIDTEKFWAFLTKTQGKELEKLKRNSRDTDEWQRKILERLDRMARKNGLLHLLKKGLSLDDVHLVLMYPAPLASSAQQVKTNFENNIFSSTRQVHYSLDNPGESIDLVLFINGLAFATLELKNPWTGQTARFHGQKQYRTKRDSRQPLLQFGRCLVHMAVDTDEVYMTTKLAGKSTFFLPFNKGHNLGAGNPPNKSGHKSAYLWEEVFKKESIADIVQHFIRLSGRPKDPLNKRRLFFPRYHQMDVVRKLAGHAAQNGMGHTCLVQHSAGSGKSNSITWAAYRLVETYPAAADIRGAKGLEQPLFDSVIVVTDRRLLDKQLRETIREFSEVKNIIAPAYRSQDLKTALEQGKKIIITTIQKFPFILDGISDLRKKNFAVVIDEAHSSQSGTAHDTMNRVMGRDDQEDADSLDAQDKILKAMAERKMRENASYFAFTATPKNTTLEKFGIRQPDGRYTPFHLYSMKQAIEEGFILDVLANYTTYKSYYEIQKSIQDNPLFDSKKAQKKLRAYVERHRQTIAIKADIILEHFIPHVVNQKKLKGKAKAMVITQNIETAIRYFQAISRLLAKRGNQFKALIAFSGQKQVDGIDYTESDMNGFAESETKERFDTDDYRLLVVANKYLTGFDQPKLAAMYVDKKLQGVMAVQALSRLNRSAPHLGKKTEDLFILDFFNRVEEIQTAFDDFYTATSLSRATDVNVLHDLKETLDAEGIYEWQEVEDFVEHYFNDADAQDLSPFIDTAAARFNTGLALEDQDKADLKIKAKQFVKIYGQMASIMPYEIVAWEKLFWFLKFLIPKLIVKDPKADEIDELLNAVDLSSYGLQRVKLNHRIRLNEDETELDPQNPNPRGAHGGDEAHDPLDDIVRRFNERWFQGWSATPEEQRIKFIHIADSIRAHPDFDQKYKNNQDTHNRVLAFQKIFEDVMLKKRRNELELYKLLASDAAFKSAMQQSLRQIVDR, from the coding sequence ATGGTCAGCCAAACCAATGAACAGGCCCTGGAAGCTGCCATTGAAAAAAAATTGACCGGCACCTGCCTGGAAGAATTACAGGCGGCGGCAGATGATCACACAGTGGCGGAAACCAGGATGCCGTTTGGCATCCATCATGGGTATGAGCAGGGGTATCCCCAGCATTTCAACCCGAGATTCGCCATTGATACGGAAAAGTTCTGGGCCTTTCTGACAAAAACCCAGGGAAAGGAACTGGAAAAACTTAAGCGCAACAGCCGGGACACAGATGAATGGCAGCGAAAGATCCTGGAGCGCCTGGACCGCATGGCCAGAAAAAACGGCCTGCTGCATCTTTTGAAAAAAGGCCTGAGCCTGGATGACGTCCACCTTGTTCTGATGTATCCGGCCCCCCTTGCCAGCAGTGCACAACAGGTAAAAACCAATTTTGAGAACAATATTTTCAGTTCCACCCGGCAGGTGCACTATTCCCTGGATAATCCCGGCGAATCCATTGATCTGGTGCTGTTTATCAACGGGCTTGCCTTTGCCACCCTGGAACTGAAAAATCCCTGGACCGGACAGACCGCCAGGTTTCACGGGCAAAAGCAGTACAGGACCAAAAGGGACAGCCGCCAGCCTTTGCTGCAGTTCGGCCGGTGTCTTGTCCACATGGCAGTGGATACGGATGAGGTGTATATGACCACAAAGCTTGCCGGAAAATCCACCTTTTTCCTGCCGTTCAACAAGGGGCACAATCTGGGTGCGGGAAATCCCCCCAATAAAAGCGGGCATAAATCCGCTTATTTATGGGAAGAGGTTTTCAAAAAAGAGAGCATCGCAGATATTGTCCAACACTTTATCCGGCTTTCCGGCAGGCCCAAAGATCCTTTGAACAAAAGAAGACTGTTTTTTCCGCGGTATCACCAGATGGATGTGGTCCGGAAACTTGCCGGGCATGCCGCACAAAACGGGATGGGACATACCTGTCTTGTGCAGCATTCGGCAGGGTCCGGAAAATCAAACTCCATTACCTGGGCCGCGTACCGGTTGGTCGAGACCTATCCTGCCGCAGCAGACATCCGGGGTGCAAAAGGCCTGGAGCAGCCACTGTTTGATTCGGTCATCGTGGTCACGGACCGGCGCCTGCTGGACAAGCAGCTACGGGAAACCATCAGGGAATTTTCCGAAGTCAAAAACATTATTGCACCGGCATACCGGTCCCAGGACCTGAAAACGGCCCTGGAGCAGGGCAAAAAGATCATTATCACCACCATACAGAAATTTCCCTTTATTCTGGACGGTATCAGTGATTTGCGGAAAAAGAACTTTGCCGTGGTGATTGACGAGGCCCACAGCTCCCAGAGCGGCACTGCCCATGACACCATGAACCGGGTCATGGGAAGGGATGATCAGGAAGACGCAGACAGCCTGGATGCCCAGGATAAAATTCTCAAGGCCATGGCAGAGCGCAAAATGCGGGAAAACGCGTCCTATTTTGCCTTTACCGCTACCCCTAAGAACACCACTCTGGAAAAATTCGGCATCAGGCAGCCCGACGGCCGGTATACGCCGTTTCATCTGTATTCAATGAAACAGGCCATTGAAGAAGGGTTTATCCTGGATGTCCTGGCCAATTACACCACCTATAAAAGCTATTATGAAATTCAGAAATCCATACAGGACAACCCCCTGTTTGACAGCAAAAAAGCCCAGAAAAAACTGCGGGCCTATGTGGAGCGGCACCGGCAGACCATTGCCATAAAAGCGGACATTATCCTGGAGCACTTTATCCCCCATGTGGTGAACCAGAAAAAACTCAAGGGCAAAGCCAAAGCAATGGTTATTACCCAGAATATTGAAACCGCCATCCGGTATTTTCAGGCCATATCCCGGCTCCTGGCAAAAAGGGGGAACCAGTTCAAGGCATTGATTGCATTTTCCGGGCAAAAGCAGGTGGACGGCATTGATTATACGGAAAGCGATATGAACGGGTTTGCCGAAAGCGAGACCAAAGAGCGGTTCGATACAGATGATTACCGGCTGCTGGTGGTGGCCAACAAATATTTGACCGGTTTTGATCAGCCCAAACTGGCAGCGATGTATGTGGATAAAAAACTGCAGGGGGTGATGGCGGTCCAGGCCCTGTCCCGGTTGAACCGGTCCGCACCCCATCTGGGCAAAAAAACCGAAGATTTGTTTATCCTGGATTTTTTCAATCGGGTGGAAGAGATCCAGACCGCGTTCGATGATTTTTACACGGCCACCAGCCTGTCCAGAGCCACGGATGTGAATGTCCTGCATGATCTCAAAGAAACCCTGGATGCAGAAGGCATATATGAATGGCAGGAGGTGGAAGATTTTGTGGAACATTATTTCAATGATGCGGATGCACAGGATTTAAGCCCTTTCATTGATACTGCGGCAGCCAGATTCAATACAGGGCTGGCACTGGAAGACCAGGACAAGGCTGATCTGAAAATCAAGGCCAAGCAGTTTGTCAAAATATACGGGCAAATGGCATCGATTATGCCCTATGAAATTGTGGCATGGGAAAAGCTGTTCTGGTTTTTAAAATTTCTGATCCCCAAACTGATCGTAAAAGACCCGAAGGCAGATGAGATTGATGAATTGCTGAACGCGGTGGATCTGTCCTCCTATGGGTTGCAGCGGGTGAAACTGAATCACCGTATCCGGCTGAATGAGGATGAGACCGAACTGGACCCGCAAAACCCGAATCCCCGGGGTGCCCACGGCGGTGATGAGGCCCACGACCCCCTGGATGATATTGTCCGCCGATTTAATGAACGGTGGTTTCAGGGATGGAGCGCCACCCCGGAAGAACAGCGGATCAAATTCATCCACATTGCAGACAGCATCAGGGCACACCCGGATTTTGATCAAAAGTACAAAAACAACCAGGATACCCATAACCGGGTTCTGGCGTTTCAAAAGATATTTGAAGATGTCATGCTCAAAAAACGGCGCAATGAGCTGGAACTATACAAGCTGCTGGCCAGCGATGCTGCCTTCAAATCGGCAATGCAGCAAAGCCTTAGACAGATCGTTGACAGATAG
- a CDS encoding type II toxin-antitoxin system VapC family toxin has translation MKKILIDSGPLIALFDSSDRYHQESVDFIKLNKYPLITTIASITETLHLLDFNRNAQIDFLDWIGRGGVEIHDIQNKDFHRLKELTEKYRDLPMDFADSCLVYIAEQLNINTIATIDRDFTVYRIKGRKKFEIVLS, from the coding sequence ATGAAAAAAATTCTAATAGACTCTGGCCCTTTAATTGCGTTGTTCGATTCATCCGATAGATACCATCAAGAATCGGTTGATTTTATCAAGCTAAATAAATATCCTCTCATTACAACGATAGCCTCCATAACAGAGACACTTCACTTATTGGATTTCAACCGAAATGCGCAGATAGATTTTTTAGACTGGATTGGCAGAGGAGGAGTTGAGATTCATGATATCCAAAATAAAGACTTTCATCGATTAAAAGAGCTAACAGAAAAATATCGTGACTTACCAATGGATTTTGCCGATTCATGTCTTGTTTATATAGCTGAACAACTCAACATAAATACCATTGCAACTATTGATCGTGATTTTACAGTTTACAGGATTAAAGGAAGAAAAAAGTTTGAAATTGTACTTTCTTGA
- a CDS encoding type II toxin-antitoxin system PemK/MazF family toxin encodes MAAILRGNIHWADLNPVIGSEQGGLRPVLILSHNVFNERSGTVIAVAITSQRQKAGYPLTMELVDTKLPKKSWVKISQIRILSTKRIGKKISKASDEELTLIIEGLNEIIGG; translated from the coding sequence ATGGCCGCAATATTAAGGGGTAACATTCACTGGGCAGATTTAAATCCAGTCATTGGAAGCGAACAGGGCGGCTTACGCCCTGTTCTCATTTTAAGTCACAATGTATTTAACGAGAGATCGGGCACTGTAATTGCCGTCGCGATCACCAGCCAGCGGCAAAAGGCAGGCTATCCACTAACTATGGAACTTGTGGACACCAAGCTTCCCAAAAAATCGTGGGTAAAGATCAGCCAGATTCGAATCCTGTCTACAAAGCGAATCGGCAAAAAGATATCAAAAGCATCCGACGAAGAGTTGACGCTCATCATTGAGGGGTTGAATGAAATAATTGGCGGTTAA
- a CDS encoding restriction endonuclease subunit S has product MTEIMTLMPGYEVYNDSGVEWIGEIPAHWEIVNLGALLKPISIKNKPHLSLLSITREKGVIERDMDNQEENHNYIPDDLSNYKCLQKGQFGMNKMKAWQGSYGVSEYTGIISPAYYVFSFNKEIDPNYFNIAIRSRLYISFFGCASDGVRIGQWDLSKTRMKTIPFLIPSSGEQTAIANFLDCKITKIDQTIAIKEKQILLLKERKQILIQNAITKGLDPDVPMRDSGVEWIGKIPYHWEVKRLRLIGTTQNGISAEADYFGSGHPFVSYSDVYNCRELPCLVKGLAKSSTRDRLQYSVKRGDVLFTRTSETAEEIGFPSVCMKTIENSTFAGFLIRFRPKPNYLEPGFSKYYFCSNMLRAYFVGEMNIVTRASLSQELLKALPVLLPPLKEQLAIYNHIQTQSTKIDKAITIQEQMIEKLKEYKATLINSAVTGKIKVPDTGKKKSKEAHGQPNQ; this is encoded by the coding sequence ATGACTGAGATAATGACATTGATGCCCGGATATGAGGTTTATAACGATTCCGGGGTAGAATGGATTGGGGAGATTCCGGCGCATTGGGAAATTGTCAATCTTGGCGCTTTATTAAAGCCAATTTCAATCAAAAACAAGCCTCATTTATCCTTACTTTCGATAACCCGTGAAAAAGGCGTTATTGAACGGGATATGGATAACCAAGAAGAAAATCATAATTATATCCCGGATGATTTGAGCAATTATAAATGCCTCCAAAAAGGTCAATTTGGTATGAACAAAATGAAGGCATGGCAGGGTTCGTATGGTGTTTCTGAATATACAGGTATCATCAGTCCTGCATATTACGTATTTTCTTTCAACAAAGAAATTGATCCAAACTATTTCAACATTGCAATACGAAGTAGACTTTATATTTCGTTTTTTGGATGTGCATCAGATGGTGTGCGTATTGGACAATGGGATTTATCCAAAACGAGAATGAAGACCATTCCATTTTTGATACCATCGTCTGGAGAACAAACTGCCATCGCCAACTTCCTCGACTGCAAAATCACTAAAATTGACCAGACCATCGCCATCAAGGAAAAACAGATCCTTCTCCTTAAAGAACGCAAACAGATCCTGATCCAGAATGCCATTACCAAGGGCCTTGATCCTGATGTTCCCATGCGTGATTCAGGGGTGGAATGGATTGGGAAGATACCATATCATTGGGAAGTGAAACGGCTTAGACTTATCGGTACAACACAGAATGGTATTAGTGCCGAGGCAGACTATTTTGGTTCTGGCCATCCATTTGTCAGTTACAGCGATGTTTATAATTGCCGAGAGTTACCTTGTTTGGTGAAAGGTTTAGCAAAATCTTCAACCCGTGACAGGCTTCAATACTCTGTTAAGAGAGGAGACGTCCTTTTTACAAGAACATCGGAAACAGCAGAAGAAATTGGTTTTCCTTCTGTTTGCATGAAAACTATTGAAAACTCAACATTTGCAGGTTTCTTAATCCGATTTCGCCCAAAACCAAATTATTTAGAACCAGGTTTTTCAAAATATTATTTTTGTTCTAACATGCTCCGGGCTTATTTCGTTGGGGAAATGAATATAGTTACTCGTGCATCATTGAGCCAAGAATTGCTAAAAGCTTTACCAGTCCTATTACCACCCCTAAAAGAGCAGTTAGCCATTTATAACCACATCCAGACCCAATCCACCAAAATCGACAAGGCCATCACCATTCAGGAGCAGATGATCGAAAAGCTAAAGGAATACAAGGCCACGCTGATCAATTCAGCCGTCACCGGAAAAATCAAGGTGCCGGATACAGGAAAGAAAAAAAGTAAGGAGGCCCATGGTCAGCCAAACCAATGA
- a CDS encoding ribbon-helix-helix domain-containing protein, which yields MPASKIAITIDDKTLKQLDILVKSKFFSSRSNAIQQAVAEKLMRIEKSRLAQECSKLDPEFEQSLAEEGFSSELEEWPQY from the coding sequence ATGCCGGCATCAAAAATTGCAATTACAATTGACGACAAGACACTTAAACAGCTTGATATTCTTGTCAAATCAAAATTTTTTTCAAGCCGTAGCAACGCCATTCAACAGGCCGTTGCTGAAAAGCTTATGCGCATTGAGAAAAGCCGTCTTGCGCAGGAGTGCTCCAAGCTTGACCCTGAATTCGAACAGTCTTTAGCTGAGGAAGGCTTCTCATCGGAGTTGGAAGAATGGCCGCAATATTAA
- a CDS encoding SDR family oxidoreductase, protein MASIEIDEDQDTLTAIRHCIPVLEQIAERSELLAKLSENDRVALLSAAGKIARPGPEEIRKRKKDKQQRKRRAIVEKEKRLRAATGIRKAREATVFTAPLKISGPVSVTKETGQTLESPRNCYVCKAAFKQIHHFYDAMCPECAEFNYQKRFQTASLKGQVALITGSRLKIGYQATLMMLRAGAKVIATTRFPRDSALRFSKEDDFSDWGHRLQIYGLDLRHTPSVELFCDYIKDTYQRLDILINNAAQTVRRPPGFYAHLMETETGDTGLLPEDAQTLLGQYGKCISRLTSGRPENIGEEKALPVTWNGSAPGIGLRMSAQLSQIPYSYDHSLDVPEVFPAGRLDADRQQVDLRKTNSWRLRLGEIQTSEMLEIQLVNAVAPFVLCNRLAELMKQDNTGQKHIVNVSAMEGKFLRFKKGSRHPHTNMAKASLNMLTHTAASDLARHGIYMNAVDTGWVTDEDPAVLAKQKLADHDFQPPLDIVDGAARICDPFFHGIITGKHWCGKFLKDYFPIDW, encoded by the coding sequence GTGGCATCCATCGAAATTGATGAGGATCAGGACACGCTGACGGCCATACGGCACTGCATACCCGTGCTGGAACAAATTGCTGAGCGGTCGGAACTTCTGGCAAAATTATCAGAAAATGACCGCGTTGCCCTGCTTTCTGCGGCAGGGAAAATTGCCCGGCCTGGTCCTGAAGAGATACGAAAACGCAAAAAGGACAAACAACAGCGTAAGCGCAGGGCCATTGTTGAAAAGGAAAAGCGGCTGAGGGCTGCCACGGGTATCCGCAAGGCCAGGGAAGCCACTGTGTTTACCGCGCCGCTGAAGATTTCAGGTCCTGTTTCGGTGACAAAAGAGACCGGACAGACGCTGGAATCCCCCCGGAACTGCTATGTATGCAAGGCCGCGTTTAAACAGATCCATCACTTCTACGATGCCATGTGCCCGGAATGCGCGGAATTCAACTATCAGAAGCGCTTTCAGACCGCGTCCCTGAAGGGTCAGGTGGCATTGATCACAGGGTCCCGTCTTAAAATCGGATACCAGGCCACCCTGATGATGCTCAGGGCCGGGGCAAAGGTGATTGCCACGACCCGGTTTCCCAGGGATTCCGCCCTCCGGTTTTCAAAGGAGGATGATTTTTCCGACTGGGGCCACAGGCTCCAGATTTACGGTCTGGATCTGCGGCATACCCCGAGTGTGGAGCTGTTCTGTGATTATATCAAGGATACGTATCAGCGGCTGGATATCCTGATCAATAATGCGGCCCAGACCGTCCGCCGGCCCCCTGGATTTTACGCCCATCTCATGGAGACTGAGACCGGGGATACAGGACTGCTGCCTGAGGATGCTCAGACCCTTCTGGGGCAGTATGGCAAATGCATCTCCCGGCTGACGTCCGGCCGGCCGGAAAATATCGGGGAGGAAAAGGCCCTGCCCGTGACCTGGAACGGATCAGCACCCGGGATAGGGCTGCGCATGTCGGCACAACTGTCCCAGATTCCCTACTCCTATGACCATTCTTTAGATGTGCCCGAGGTGTTCCCTGCAGGCAGACTGGATGCAGACCGCCAGCAGGTGGATCTGCGCAAGACCAACTCCTGGCGGTTGCGGCTGGGGGAAATTCAGACATCTGAAATGCTGGAGATCCAGCTGGTCAACGCCGTGGCACCCTTTGTGCTGTGCAACCGCCTGGCAGAGCTGATGAAGCAGGACAACACAGGGCAGAAGCATATTGTGAATGTCTCGGCAATGGAGGGCAAGTTCCTGCGGTTTAAGAAGGGCAGCCGCCATCCCCACACCAACATGGCCAAGGCCTCCTTGAACATGCTCACCCATACGGCGGCCAGTGACCTGGCCAGGCACGGCATTTACATGAATGCCGTGGATACGGGCTGGGTAACGGATGAGGATCCGGCGGTCCTGGCAAAGCAAAAACTAGCTGATCATGATTTCCAGCCCCCGCTGGATATTGTGGACGGGGCAGCCAGGATCTGCGACCCGTTTTTCCACGGGATCATCACGGGAAAACACTGGTGCGGTAAATTTCTAAAGGATTATTTCCCCATTGACTGGTAG
- a CDS encoding type II toxin-antitoxin system Phd/YefM family antitoxin, translating to MKLSESVKPISYFKAHASEIVRQIADRQQPMVITQNGEAKAILQDIVQYEQTQESLAMLKMLAQSRNSLKNGDHKPVADVFSNLKKKIREDQSE from the coding sequence ATGAAACTAAGCGAATCTGTAAAACCCATTAGCTATTTTAAAGCGCATGCTTCAGAAATTGTCCGGCAAATCGCTGATCGCCAGCAACCCATGGTTATCACTCAGAATGGGGAAGCCAAAGCGATTCTCCAGGATATTGTTCAATATGAGCAGACACAGGAAAGCCTTGCCATGCTGAAAATGTTGGCCCAAAGTAGAAATAGCCTTAAAAATGGGGATCACAAACCTGTTGCCGATGTTTTCAGCAATTTGAAAAAGAAAATCCGAGAAGACCAATCTGAATGA
- a CDS encoding type II toxin-antitoxin system PemK/MazF family toxin, whose protein sequence is MVINQGDIFWIDFRAPNGSEPGYRHPHLVLQNNLFNRSRINTVVVCTLTSNMKRASAPGSVTLKKGEANLSKKSVVNISQIFTVNKSDLSEKIGTLSKDRIFQVLQGIKLLTEPRDVD, encoded by the coding sequence ATGGTAATCAACCAAGGGGATATTTTTTGGATTGATTTCAGAGCCCCTAATGGATCAGAGCCTGGCTATCGTCATCCTCATCTCGTCCTTCAAAACAACCTCTTTAATCGCAGCCGAATAAACACGGTTGTTGTTTGTACTCTCACGTCCAATATGAAAAGAGCCAGTGCGCCCGGCAGCGTAACCTTAAAGAAGGGCGAAGCGAACTTATCCAAAAAAAGCGTCGTGAATATTTCGCAAATTTTCACAGTGAACAAAAGCGATTTATCGGAAAAAATAGGAACTTTGTCAAAAGATCGTATCTTCCAGGTTCTTCAGGGTATTAAACTGCTTACTGAACCTAGAGATGTTGATTAA
- a CDS encoding type IV toxin-antitoxin system AbiEi family antitoxin, with protein sequence MTGEKRNILNQILRNWPKGTVGTLAWFREYGGYQQLLDYYQKAPWVTKIGSGAYIQHGDTVDWRGGLYAVQNQLNLFVHAGGKTALELSGFGHNLQLGQTAKVYLFASEKIQLPKWFIKHPWEDQLCFKQLNIFQSRPDFGLMHFNTGNFEIKGSAPERAMFELCALIPNYHSFEEAGHFMESLLTLRCEYVQTLLEACSSIKAKRLFLYFADTYSMPWFQKLDIKNIDLGKGKRQVAANGILNKKYQITVPDETKSIRLTDIP encoded by the coding sequence ATGACTGGTGAAAAAAGAAATATATTAAACCAAATCCTCCGGAATTGGCCTAAAGGGACAGTGGGTACATTGGCATGGTTCCGCGAGTATGGCGGATATCAGCAGTTACTAGACTATTACCAGAAAGCGCCTTGGGTAACTAAAATAGGAAGTGGTGCATATATTCAACACGGAGATACTGTTGATTGGCGAGGGGGATTGTATGCAGTTCAGAATCAGTTAAATCTTTTTGTTCATGCTGGCGGGAAAACTGCTCTAGAATTATCTGGATTCGGACATAATCTTCAATTGGGGCAAACAGCAAAAGTATATCTTTTTGCATCTGAAAAAATTCAATTACCGAAATGGTTCATAAAACATCCATGGGAAGATCAATTGTGTTTTAAGCAGCTAAATATTTTCCAATCGCGACCTGATTTTGGATTAATGCATTTTAATACGGGCAATTTTGAAATAAAAGGTTCTGCGCCCGAGCGCGCCATGTTTGAATTGTGTGCTCTGATTCCAAATTATCATTCGTTTGAAGAGGCTGGTCATTTTATGGAAAGTCTTTTAACCTTGCGATGTGAATATGTACAAACCCTTCTTGAAGCATGCAGTTCAATAAAAGCAAAACGGTTATTCCTCTATTTTGCGGACACATATAGTATGCCCTGGTTTCAGAAGCTGGATATAAAAAATATTGATCTGGGAAAAGGGAAACGACAGGTTGCAGCCAATGGAATCCTAAATAAAAAATATCAAATAACAGTCCCTGATGAAACAAAGAGTATCCGCTTAACGGATATCCCATGA
- a CDS encoding aspartate/glutamate racemase family protein, with the protein MCLGIAKHETREKYLRIIDTLAKQGAEAIILGCTEIGMLVGQKDTPVKLFDTTAIHAQKAVQYAMRRF; encoded by the coding sequence CTGTGCCTGGGAATCGCAAAACACGAAACCAGGGAAAAATATCTTCGGATCATCGATACCCTGGCAAAACAGGGGGCTGAAGCCATCATCCTGGGCTGCACGGAAATCGGGATGCTGGTGGGCCAGAAGGATACACCCGTAAAACTCTTTGACACCACGGCCATTCATGCACAAAAGGCGGTGCAATATGCGATGCGGCGATTTTAG